A window of the Gossypium hirsutum isolate 1008001.06 chromosome A03, Gossypium_hirsutum_v2.1, whole genome shotgun sequence genome harbors these coding sequences:
- the LOC107887198 gene encoding E3 ubiquitin-protein ligase PRT1 has product MEKEEKTNINIDETLTETKKDECLEQHQQRKGEAEGEREATNDLPSEEFFDEFQCCICLELLYKPVVLACGHMSCFWCVYNAMNHVHESHCPICRCPYNHFPSVCQMLHFLLLKLYPVAYNRRERQVREEEKRAGHFSLQFDQNLVEPNLCENSDILRNNNTSAHLQMDGHSESCSNILESSSFRDSPKTTMEDENGITSNSESLEVDAIALNQGKTSLSNDSERRDEKVVSVADLLCAACNRLLFRPVVLNCGHVYCETCFVIPKDEMLRCQVCESLQPNGFPGVCLILHDFLAKQFPEEYSERLKEPNCTQAPRHANQLTSISSDVYSSWFFGNGPKVHVAVGCDYCGMSPIIGERYKCKDCVEKIGFDLCESCYKSPATIPGRFNQQHKPDHQFKIVQPLSIRDLMLRLNSEQSDDDDDGGLDASEHMDGASHTPGMQADESHGVSQEPEDISPLIFSVDVSLDHEDNSEDPSDNISSGLT; this is encoded by the exons ATGGAGAAAGAGGAGAAAACCAATATCAATATCGATGAAACCCTAACTGAAACAAAGAAAGATGAATGTCTTGAACAACATCAACAACGAAAAGGTGAAGCGGAAGGGGAAAGGGAAGCAACCAATGATCTTCCTTCTGAGGAATTCTTCGACGAGTTCCAATGTTGCATTTGCCt GGAACTACTTTACAAGCCTGTTGTATTAG CCTGTGGGCATATGTCATGCTTTTGGTGTGTCTACAATGCAATGAATCATGTTCATGAGTCCCATTGCCCCATTTGTCGGTGCCCATACAATCATTTCCCAAGTGTCTGTCAGATGCTGCATTTTTTGCTCCTGAAGCTGTATCCTGTAGCTTATAATAGAAGGGAAAGACAAGTGAGAG AAGAAGAGAAGAGAGCTGGCCACTTCTCACTTCAGTTTGATCAAAATTTAGTTGAACCAAATCTTTGTGAGAATTCAGATATTCTGAGGAATAACAACACCTCTGCTCATCTCCAAATGGACGGGCATTCAGAAAGTTGTTCAAATATTTTGGAATCATCATCATTCAGAGATTCACCTAAAACAACTATGGAGGATGAAAATGGCATAACGAGTAATTCAGAGAGTCTTGAAGTTGATGCAATTGCTTTGAACCAAGGAAAGACTTCGCTAAGCAATGATTCTGAACGTAGAGATGAAAAGGTGGTTTCTGTTGCTGATTTACTCTGTGCTGCATGCAATAGGTTGCTCTTTCGACCAGTTGTTCTCAATTGTGGCCATG TATATTGTGAAACTTGTTTTGTTATTCCAAAGGATGAAATGCTCAGGTGTCAAGTTTGTGAAAGCTTGCAACCAAATGGGTTTCCGGGTGTTTGTTTGATTCTACACGATTTCTTGGCAAAGCAGTTTCCTGAGGAATATTCAGAAAGACTCAAAGAACCCAATT GTACACAAGCTCCACGACATGCAAACCAGCTGACATCAATATCTAGTGATGTATACTCATCCTGGTTTTTCGGCAATGGGCCAAAAGTTCATGTTGCAGTGGGCTGTGATTATTGTGGG ATGTCACCAATAATTGGGGAGAGATACAAATGCAAAGACTGTGTGGAGAAAATAGGTTTTGACCTATGTGAATCATGCTACAAATCTCCGGCCACAATCCCAGGCCGATTTAATCAGCAGCATAAACCAGATCATCAATTTAAAATTGTACAGCCGTTAAGCATACGGGACCTTATGCTAAGACTGAACTCTGAACaatctgatgatgatgatgatggtggcTTAGATGCTTCGGAACATATGGATGGTGCTTCTCATACTCCTGGTATGCAAGCGGATGAAAGCCATGGTGTTTCTCAAGAGCCTGAAGATATTTCGCCTTTGATATTTTCAGTTGATGTCTCCTTGGATCACGAGGATAACTCTGAGGATCCAAGTGATAATATTTCATCAGGTTTGACTTAA